From the genome of Treponema denticola:
AGGTTTAAGCGATTGGGATTCTTTTTATAATATGGATATAAATTCAGATATTGCATCTCCTTCCTCAGCCGTTTCTAAAAAAGAAGCATCGATAAAAGATATATCGGATGAATTGGAAAAGACAAGAGAAAGTTTGGCTGCTTCAATGGCAGTAAACAAGGATACCGAGGCTTTAAAAGATGCAGTCGACAAGCTTGAAAAAAAACTTGAAAATTTAAACAATCTTTTGGATAGATTAAAGATGCTTGAACAAGAGCGGACAGCAGAGCTGGAAAAACTGAATGCAGAAAAAGAAGCCTTATCTTTAAAACAAAAAGAACTTGAGCAGGCCAAGACCTTAGTTCAGCCGGAAGCAGATCCTGAAAAAGAAGAAAAAGTTGTAAAAAAAATATATACATATAATCAAGAAAAACCCTTGCGTATCTTAATGGTAGGCGATTCTCAGATGCACAGTATAGCAGCTGGCTTTTTAAGGCTTACAGGTCAAAGCTCTTCCATAAGGGTAAAAGAAATTTCGGTTCATTCTTCAGGTTTTATAAGAAGCGATTATTATAACTGGCCTAAAAAGTTAAAGAATGTTTTTGAAGAAAGTAAAAACGAACCCTATGATATCGCCGTCATTTTTTTAGGAATGAATGATTATCAAAATTTTTACGCGGATAACGGCAAAGTCCTTGTAAAAGAAACCGAAGACTGGGAATCGGCTTATAGGGATAAGATAAAAACTCATTTGAATGTTTTACTTGCAAACACAAAAAAAGTGTATTGGCTGGGAATGCCTATTGTACGGGATAAAATATACAATGCCCAATTACTCTATCTTGAAGACTTACATAAAAAAATAGCATCGGAGTATTCGAGTTTAATCCTTAATAAATTTTCTCTAAGCAGTGTCGCTCCCGGAGAAGGGGTTCCTTATACCGATAGCCTTAAAACCGCCGAGGGTAAAAAAATAAGGCTTATGAAAGATGACGGGCATCATTATACGGTTTCAGGCGGCGAATATGTTATGCAGCCGTTTTTAGAGCTGCTTTATAAGGATTGGGATCTGGAGCCCTGTACGCCTTAATTATACACTAAAACAGCTTAAAATGCTCTTATAAATTACATAAATTTCTATTATTTTGTATTGACAAAACTTTATAATTGGATATAATGCTTAAGACATGATTAAAAGTGCGATCAGCCTTAGAGCTCATGCAAAAATTAATCTGCATTTAGAAGTTTTAGGAAAGAGAAGCGACGGATTTCACGATATTGTAAGTGTTTTTGCTCCGATTTCTCTTGCCGATGAGCTTTTACTTGAAAGGGTTCCGGATAATGATTTTTGTAATGTTTTGTCCCCTTTGACGGCTTTGCCTGAGGACAATACGATTACAAAAGCTTATAAAGAGTTTAAAAATCTTACCGGTATTAAAGACGGCATTTCCATTAAGGTCTTAAAAAGAATACCTGAAGGAGCCGGTCTCGGGGGAGGTTCTTCCGATGCTGCTGCCGTTTTGCATGGACTTAATGATATGTTTTCTGCTGGTTTAGGCAGTGAAGATTTAAAGGCTGCCGCTTTGAATATAGGAAGCGATGTTCCGTTTTTTTTGCATGGCGGATCGGCAATTATAAGAGGCCGGGGAGATAAGATAAAGCCGATATCCATAACTTCGAGCAGTTATTTCGGTATTTTGCTTTATCCGGAGATAAAGAGTTCAACTCCAAGGGCTTATAAACTTTTGGACCGAAAAGACTCGGAAATCCTTAATCCTACTTTTGATCCTGAGCTTTTTTGCGGCAAAGATTGCCGTGAATGGCCTTTTTTTAATACTTTTGAAGATGTTCTTTTTAAAGAATACCCTAAGATAAAAAAGGCAAAACTAGACCTTTTGACTTACGGGGCCGATTTTGCTCTTATGAGCGGGGCGGGTTCCTCAGTTTTCGGACTTTTTAAGGATGAAAAAACTGTAAAAAATGCTTATTCTTTTCTTTTAGAGCAATATAGCAGATGTTTTTTCTTCTTGTTACTTGCGTTCTGATAAAAAGCGTAGTAAAATATTGGTAGGTAGAGATATTTACCAAATATTATTATGCAAGGGAGACGCTTTATGGAAATTACAGAAGTCCGTATTCAACGAATTAGTCCTGGGAGTAGTTTAAAGGCTTATGCTAATATTACATTTGATAATTGCTTTATCCTTCATAATGTGAGGGTTATTGAGGGCAGTGATAGTTTGTACATTGGAATGCCGAGCCGAAAGTTAAGTAATGGTGAGTTTAAGAATATAGCTCATCCGATAACTTCTGAGTTTCGGGAAAAGATGACAAAAGCCGTTTTGGATGCTTATGAAAAAGCTCCTCCGCTTTCTGAAAAAACTGAGCTGCAGGAAAATTAAATTAAGCGTTAGCTTTTGTTGAATGTTAGTTTTTCTTACTTTGGATACAATTGCAGTTTTGCATTTTGTATATATTTTGGGACGTCGGCAAGTGGTAAGCCAACGGCTTTTGGTGCCGTCATTCCGTAGGTTCGAATCCTACCGTCCCAGTATTGAGTCCGCTTTTTTAGTAGAGGACTTGTTGCAAACTAAATACTTGGTATTAGAGGAGTTCTGGTATTATGGAACAGAGACTGTTAAATGCAAATGAAAGATCGGCATACGGTAAAAGTGCTGCTGTAAAAATGAGAAAAGCAGGCCGTATTCCAGCTGTAATGTATGATAGGCACGGCAAATCCGTTTCTCTTGATGTTGATGAAGGAGAATTTATGAGGCTGTTTAAGCTTGTTACTGAGAGTACTATAGTAACATTAAACGCTTCCGGAAAAGATTATGAAGTTTTTATTAAAGATTTTCAACATGATATTGTTACAGATAAGATTAAACATATAGACTTTTATGAAGTAGAACGAGGTAAGCCTCTCCGCACAAAGGTTAAAATCAAGCTGCAAGGGTCTCCTGAAGGTGTTCGCCATGGAGGTATTTTGGAAACAGGTATTACAGAACTTGAATTGGAATGTTTGCCTAAAAATTTGCCGCCTAGAATTGTTGTAGATGTTTCATCTCTCGATGTAAACCAGTCCTTGCATGTTCGTGATATTAAACTTCCTGAAGCTGTTACGGTTTTGACAAGCGATGATATAACCGTAGCTGCAATTAAGTTTGCTGCTGCTGAAACTTCAGCACCCGTTGCAGAGGAGACCGCTGAAGCTGCTCCTTCTGAAGAAGAAAAATAATTTTTATTTTTAAATTTATATAAAAAGCCTTCCGGTTCGGTTTAATTTCTAAATCGGAAGGTTTTTTATGCTCTTTTGATTATATTAAAAATGATTTTCTTTATGAGTTGACCATTTTTGTAAATTATGTAAAATCTATGCATAATCGTATGGCAAAATC
Proteins encoded in this window:
- a CDS encoding DUF459 domain-containing protein, whose amino-acid sequence is MLLLGKSLESFTLKIKNPYISKLYQAFISPISDISQKTKLDALIPASRAVFLRIAKLEGLSDWDSFYNMDINSDIASPSSAVSKKEASIKDISDELEKTRESLAASMAVNKDTEALKDAVDKLEKKLENLNNLLDRLKMLEQERTAELEKLNAEKEALSLKQKELEQAKTLVQPEADPEKEEKVVKKIYTYNQEKPLRILMVGDSQMHSIAAGFLRLTGQSSSIRVKEISVHSSGFIRSDYYNWPKKLKNVFEESKNEPYDIAVIFLGMNDYQNFYADNGKVLVKETEDWESAYRDKIKTHLNVLLANTKKVYWLGMPIVRDKIYNAQLLYLEDLHKKIASEYSSLILNKFSLSSVAPGEGVPYTDSLKTAEGKKIRLMKDDGHHYTVSGGEYVMQPFLELLYKDWDLEPCTP
- the ispE gene encoding 4-(cytidine 5'-diphospho)-2-C-methyl-D-erythritol kinase, whose translation is MIKSAISLRAHAKINLHLEVLGKRSDGFHDIVSVFAPISLADELLLERVPDNDFCNVLSPLTALPEDNTITKAYKEFKNLTGIKDGISIKVLKRIPEGAGLGGGSSDAAAVLHGLNDMFSAGLGSEDLKAAALNIGSDVPFFLHGGSAIIRGRGDKIKPISITSSSYFGILLYPEIKSSTPRAYKLLDRKDSEILNPTFDPELFCGKDCREWPFFNTFEDVLFKEYPKIKKAKLDLLTYGADFALMSGAGSSVFGLFKDEKTVKNAYSFLLEQYSRCFFFLLLAF
- the spoVG gene encoding septation regulator SpoVG, translating into MEITEVRIQRISPGSSLKAYANITFDNCFILHNVRVIEGSDSLYIGMPSRKLSNGEFKNIAHPITSEFREKMTKAVLDAYEKAPPLSEKTELQEN
- a CDS encoding 50S ribosomal protein L25; this encodes MEQRLLNANERSAYGKSAAVKMRKAGRIPAVMYDRHGKSVSLDVDEGEFMRLFKLVTESTIVTLNASGKDYEVFIKDFQHDIVTDKIKHIDFYEVERGKPLRTKVKIKLQGSPEGVRHGGILETGITELELECLPKNLPPRIVVDVSSLDVNQSLHVRDIKLPEAVTVLTSDDITVAAIKFAAAETSAPVAEETAEAAPSEEEK